Proteins encoded together in one Planctomyces sp. SH-PL14 window:
- a CDS encoding ThuA domain-containing protein produces the protein MVLVRLLAVLVCLVNCGAALAAGPVRKIVLIAGPKSHGPIGNGIHDYPWSVKLLKVMLDNSNVAGQVKVEYHLDGWPKEAATLDDADTIMVVSDGRDGDKYEEMPPLQGPERVAQVQKQIDRGCGFLTFHFSTFAPDQYAAQVLDWTGGYFDWEENGERKWYSAINTQDAKVELPHPDHPVCRGVGPFQMKEEFYFNIRFSQVTPLLAVPSLPGRENDGKVVAWARERASGGRGFGTTCGHFYDNWRNEAFRKLILNAICWTARVDVPEGGVVGKFYTHAEITAALAGIRGTERAVVDDKPIRVLILAGNDAHKWHNWEKTTPVIQAQLEKDPRVRVEITHDPEGAFPSLKEKCDVLVQNSYANWHDKTPLSEKARSGLVSFLEGGGGLVLVHFGNGAWNFSLPMGGESDWPEYRKIARRVWNHHGEGEAKSGHDAFGRFSVAPTSTSHELTRGLKPFEVDDELYFRQDGAEPIEPLITALSKVTKRAEPLAWTYTYGQGRIFQTLLGHSEKTYAAFEPCEMLRRGVAWAARRKVVELDPQSAPPEAAAPMAAAAPAVPPGRAVLGEGRFGRALDARTGGLFLPATDPMRNAPVSVSCWTKLDGKTGFNILIASEEKSSASHWEMYSYAGSGVFSVYMPGRGGEYKTTADIADGQWHHVGMVFEAKRLRLYVDGHMALDKAVPEPVKTSTGGPIAVGRLVEAGIGCAGLVDDLTIRGGVHPFETLPTEPAKADDTTLGVWPFDELSENGTSPDRSSGKRDAASKPVLSALEEAKRKAAAAPLPAKPNHWGKEAVGFDWTEQDSVDNRWQQTDIGPFLAYTVPLPEGPVRKGLAIKVGPGWAASGETPAAPRAVALYDTQHMQLRGVWTGGFLRFDPARYGIIGMPKIDGVLQFSSRESPAWSIAGAKPPAKGPVVVQYLGMSDQADGPRLRFRVGATPVTERIAVAGTRENPVLVRTITLDPHEAPFELTLFDAPAAKLEMAQQGSITRLQLEQRDRRVSLVIRAEVALDPITQEGGKTIRLGVRIPPSTTRQTIVIGCRSALATAASDEASLAKAVETTSSGATTAAPRRWGDGLVTAGQLGADQQGFALDTLALPFDNPWKALLFTTGVGFFDRTARAAATPASLHGRPDLAVCTVHGDVWTVSGLDAELKSLRWRRFATGLYQPLGLVVVGDDVYVLGRDQITRLRDTDGNGEADEYDCVNNLYETSAGGHDYVACLERDPGGDFYLVHATQGVLRASGDGRALDVVASGLRNPNGMGFAMVDGKPVVTAAPQEGEWTPGSAIYRVRPGEHYGYPGPRGAKGTITPTLALEEPLAKLGVGAPYCWIPRRTDNSCGGQTWIDPELWGNLGRHWLHHSFGQCTTMLVVPDGSFPDLQGATVPLPLTFDSGICRGRFRKEDGHLYAVGLRGWVTSATQDGCLQRVRRTETPTGLPVAWKGFRNGLEIQFAEPLDRGTAQDPGSYHVEAWNYRYSVAYGSPDWKVSREAEEGHDELVVKSATLLRPDTVFLEIDPLPVACQATVQYALAHASGAPIRNTLAATLHRVPDATVDPALLNRERAPGQLAEAEQARLRPGILVRWQQGDRRDVERRRMAAIVSTAGEPATPFLEPGPVSAVLEGYLKVPLRGHYDFRVEGAAKGTAFEINGQPVSLVSRSDGRSAATESPVALHAGYNRVRLSLAEGDHPALRLFWSAPEFAEEPVPPTVLWCNGEEAELVRAEQLRRGRDLYLDRLCARCHGGETSPAAPLEMGAVASTLKGRRQQLRPAWLRRFLRGDGSSVESHSRMPQLYDKTKPDDEVEVMIVAAMLGARASGGEPEPRPALGSAEQGRVLYEDLGCIACHRLGGDDSADSRRSLAEVGEKFHPAGLIAYLQNPHSDDPWSGMPAFGLSAAEAADLAALLLPEGYDWHEKPRPTDGPASVSVSKEKDLSFGTLWRGRGCNRCHELERPAEEPADQWVPDRRQPVAIRDVTKGCLAGLPTRASRWGQIPDYGFSAEDRGALSTFLSAEGAKTLTRDTAVDASRRLVERLNCQACHSRDSAVSPRGGLVAEESDRGLAPETLPTLTWAGEKLHTDWIAGLLEGKHPQRPRPWLKARMPAFPAYAGVLARGLAAEHGLAPSSGRDSKPQDPGLAEQGLRLVDKSALDCRQCHGLGDQPPTGDAKTLLAPGINFALVPARIQPEYYGRFTLDPPRFDVTTRMPKLAIDGRTTKVKEILDGDARKQFQAIWQFLVENSGR, from the coding sequence ATGGTGCTCGTTCGACTTCTTGCGGTGCTTGTGTGTCTCGTGAACTGCGGCGCGGCGCTTGCGGCTGGGCCGGTACGGAAGATTGTGCTCATCGCCGGGCCGAAGAGTCATGGGCCGATCGGGAACGGGATTCACGACTACCCGTGGTCCGTGAAGCTTCTCAAGGTGATGCTCGACAACTCGAACGTCGCCGGGCAGGTGAAGGTGGAGTATCACCTCGACGGCTGGCCGAAGGAGGCCGCGACCCTCGACGACGCCGACACGATCATGGTCGTCAGCGACGGCCGAGACGGGGACAAGTACGAGGAGATGCCGCCGCTCCAGGGTCCGGAGCGGGTCGCGCAGGTTCAGAAGCAGATCGACCGGGGTTGCGGGTTCCTGACGTTCCACTTCTCGACCTTTGCGCCGGACCAGTACGCCGCGCAGGTCCTCGACTGGACGGGGGGCTATTTCGACTGGGAGGAGAACGGCGAGCGGAAGTGGTACTCGGCGATCAATACCCAGGACGCGAAGGTCGAGTTGCCGCATCCGGACCATCCGGTCTGCCGCGGAGTCGGCCCGTTCCAGATGAAGGAAGAGTTCTACTTCAACATCCGCTTCAGCCAGGTGACGCCGCTCCTGGCGGTTCCTTCGCTGCCGGGACGGGAGAACGATGGGAAGGTGGTGGCCTGGGCTCGCGAGCGGGCCAGCGGCGGCCGCGGGTTCGGGACGACCTGCGGGCACTTCTATGACAACTGGCGGAACGAGGCGTTCCGGAAGCTGATCCTCAATGCCATCTGCTGGACCGCGCGGGTGGACGTTCCGGAAGGGGGAGTGGTCGGCAAGTTCTACACGCACGCCGAGATCACGGCGGCGCTGGCTGGCATCCGGGGGACCGAGCGGGCGGTTGTCGACGACAAGCCGATCCGGGTCCTGATCCTGGCGGGCAACGACGCCCACAAGTGGCACAACTGGGAGAAGACGACGCCGGTCATCCAGGCCCAGCTTGAGAAGGATCCGCGGGTACGTGTCGAGATAACGCACGATCCCGAGGGCGCGTTCCCGTCGCTGAAGGAGAAGTGCGACGTCTTGGTCCAGAACTCGTACGCGAACTGGCACGACAAGACGCCACTCTCCGAGAAGGCCCGGTCGGGCTTGGTGTCGTTTCTCGAAGGAGGGGGCGGACTCGTTCTCGTGCACTTCGGCAACGGGGCCTGGAATTTTTCCCTGCCGATGGGGGGGGAGTCCGACTGGCCGGAGTATCGGAAGATCGCCCGGCGGGTCTGGAACCATCACGGCGAAGGGGAAGCGAAGAGCGGCCATGATGCCTTCGGCCGGTTCAGCGTGGCGCCGACATCGACCTCGCATGAGCTGACCCGGGGGCTGAAGCCGTTCGAGGTCGATGACGAGCTCTACTTCCGCCAGGACGGGGCCGAGCCGATCGAGCCGCTGATCACCGCTCTCTCCAAGGTGACGAAGCGGGCTGAGCCGCTCGCTTGGACCTACACCTACGGACAGGGGCGCATCTTCCAGACGCTGCTCGGCCACAGCGAGAAGACTTACGCCGCCTTCGAGCCGTGCGAGATGCTCCGCCGGGGCGTCGCCTGGGCTGCCCGTCGGAAGGTCGTCGAGCTGGACCCGCAGTCCGCTCCGCCGGAAGCGGCGGCTCCGATGGCCGCTGCCGCGCCGGCGGTCCCTCCGGGTCGGGCGGTGCTTGGCGAGGGACGGTTCGGCCGGGCGCTCGATGCCCGGACCGGGGGACTGTTCCTGCCGGCGACCGATCCGATGCGGAACGCACCGGTCAGCGTGAGTTGCTGGACGAAGCTCGACGGCAAGACCGGGTTCAACATCCTGATCGCCAGCGAGGAGAAATCGTCGGCGAGCCATTGGGAGATGTACTCCTATGCGGGCTCGGGAGTCTTCAGCGTCTACATGCCGGGCCGCGGCGGGGAGTACAAGACGACGGCCGACATTGCCGACGGCCAGTGGCATCACGTCGGGATGGTCTTCGAAGCGAAGCGGCTGCGGCTGTACGTCGATGGCCACATGGCTCTCGACAAGGCGGTTCCGGAACCGGTGAAGACTTCGACGGGGGGCCCCATCGCGGTGGGGCGGCTAGTCGAAGCGGGGATCGGCTGTGCCGGGCTGGTCGATGATCTGACGATCCGCGGGGGTGTCCATCCGTTCGAGACGCTGCCGACCGAACCGGCCAAGGCCGATGACACGACGCTGGGAGTTTGGCCGTTCGACGAACTGAGCGAGAACGGGACGAGTCCCGATCGATCGTCCGGGAAGCGGGACGCAGCCTCGAAGCCGGTCCTTTCGGCGCTTGAGGAGGCGAAGCGGAAGGCGGCCGCCGCCCCTCTTCCAGCGAAGCCGAACCACTGGGGGAAGGAGGCGGTCGGGTTCGACTGGACGGAGCAGGACTCGGTCGACAACCGCTGGCAGCAGACCGACATCGGCCCGTTCCTGGCCTATACGGTCCCGCTTCCGGAGGGGCCGGTCCGCAAGGGGCTGGCGATCAAGGTCGGGCCGGGGTGGGCGGCGTCCGGTGAGACGCCCGCGGCACCGCGGGCGGTCGCTCTCTACGACACGCAGCACATGCAGCTTCGAGGGGTCTGGACCGGTGGGTTTCTCCGGTTTGATCCGGCCCGGTACGGGATCATCGGGATGCCGAAGATCGACGGGGTGCTGCAGTTCTCGTCCCGCGAGAGTCCGGCCTGGTCGATCGCCGGGGCCAAACCGCCGGCGAAGGGCCCGGTGGTCGTGCAGTACCTCGGCATGAGCGACCAGGCCGACGGACCGCGGCTGCGGTTTCGCGTCGGGGCGACGCCGGTCACGGAACGGATCGCGGTGGCGGGTACCCGCGAGAATCCGGTCCTCGTGCGGACGATCACGCTCGATCCGCACGAGGCGCCGTTCGAGCTGACGCTTTTCGACGCGCCCGCCGCGAAGCTTGAGATGGCGCAACAGGGATCGATCACCCGGCTCCAGCTTGAGCAGCGGGATCGCCGCGTGTCGCTGGTGATCCGGGCCGAGGTGGCGCTGGATCCGATCACCCAGGAAGGGGGGAAGACGATTCGATTGGGTGTCCGGATTCCCCCTTCGACGACGCGGCAGACGATTGTGATCGGCTGTCGGTCGGCCTTGGCGACTGCCGCTTCCGATGAGGCCTCGCTCGCCAAGGCCGTGGAAACGACCTCGTCCGGGGCTACGACGGCCGCGCCGCGGCGGTGGGGCGACGGGCTCGTGACCGCGGGGCAGCTCGGAGCCGATCAGCAGGGGTTCGCGCTCGACACGTTGGCTCTTCCGTTTGACAACCCCTGGAAGGCCCTGCTCTTTACGACCGGCGTCGGGTTCTTTGACCGGACGGCCCGCGCGGCCGCGACGCCTGCTTCACTGCACGGGCGTCCCGACCTTGCGGTCTGCACGGTTCATGGCGACGTCTGGACCGTGAGCGGTCTCGATGCGGAGCTGAAATCGCTCCGCTGGCGGCGGTTCGCCACGGGGCTCTATCAGCCGCTGGGACTCGTGGTGGTTGGCGACGACGTCTACGTCCTCGGCCGGGATCAGATCACCCGGCTTCGCGACACCGACGGGAACGGCGAAGCGGACGAGTACGACTGCGTCAACAACCTCTACGAGACCTCGGCCGGGGGGCACGACTACGTCGCCTGCCTGGAACGTGACCCCGGCGGCGACTTCTATCTGGTCCACGCGACCCAGGGTGTCCTGCGGGCCTCGGGAGATGGCCGCGCGCTCGATGTCGTGGCTTCCGGTCTGCGGAACCCGAACGGGATGGGGTTCGCGATGGTCGACGGGAAGCCGGTCGTCACCGCTGCTCCGCAGGAGGGGGAGTGGACGCCGGGGTCGGCGATCTACAGGGTCCGTCCCGGCGAGCACTACGGTTATCCCGGGCCGCGCGGCGCGAAGGGGACGATCACTCCGACGCTGGCCCTGGAAGAGCCGCTCGCGAAGCTCGGCGTCGGGGCTCCCTACTGCTGGATTCCGCGGCGGACCGACAACTCCTGCGGCGGTCAGACCTGGATCGACCCCGAGCTGTGGGGGAACCTTGGCCGGCACTGGCTGCATCACTCCTTCGGCCAGTGTACGACGATGCTGGTCGTTCCGGACGGGAGTTTTCCCGATCTCCAGGGGGCGACGGTCCCGCTGCCGCTGACGTTCGACTCGGGGATCTGCCGCGGCCGGTTCCGGAAGGAGGATGGCCACCTGTATGCCGTCGGACTGCGGGGGTGGGTCACGTCCGCCACGCAGGACGGTTGCCTCCAGCGGGTCCGCCGGACCGAGACGCCGACGGGCCTGCCGGTCGCCTGGAAGGGGTTCCGCAACGGCCTCGAGATCCAGTTTGCCGAGCCGCTCGACCGGGGGACCGCGCAGGACCCGGGGAGCTATCACGTCGAAGCCTGGAACTACCGGTACTCGGTCGCCTACGGCTCACCCGACTGGAAGGTTTCCCGAGAAGCGGAAGAGGGGCATGACGAGCTTGTCGTGAAGTCGGCGACATTGCTCCGGCCCGATACGGTCTTCCTGGAGATCGATCCGCTCCCGGTCGCCTGTCAGGCGACGGTCCAGTACGCGTTGGCCCACGCTTCCGGAGCGCCGATCCGCAACACGCTCGCGGCGACGCTGCACAGAGTCCCGGACGCGACCGTAGACCCCGCGCTCCTCAATCGCGAGCGGGCCCCGGGACAGCTTGCCGAGGCGGAACAGGCCCGCTTGCGGCCGGGGATTCTCGTTCGCTGGCAGCAGGGGGACCGCCGGGATGTCGAGCGGCGGCGGATGGCGGCGATCGTCTCGACCGCTGGAGAGCCGGCGACGCCGTTCCTGGAACCGGGGCCGGTCTCGGCCGTACTCGAGGGGTATCTGAAGGTCCCGCTCCGCGGGCACTACGACTTCCGTGTCGAGGGTGCGGCCAAGGGAACCGCCTTCGAGATCAATGGCCAGCCGGTCTCTCTCGTGAGCCGTTCCGACGGACGTTCGGCGGCGACGGAATCTCCGGTAGCACTCCACGCCGGCTACAACCGGGTCCGGCTGAGTCTTGCGGAAGGGGATCATCCGGCGCTTCGCCTGTTCTGGTCCGCGCCCGAGTTCGCGGAGGAGCCGGTCCCGCCGACCGTCTTATGGTGCAACGGTGAGGAGGCCGAGCTGGTCCGCGCGGAGCAGCTTCGCCGCGGCCGGGACCTGTATCTCGACCGTCTCTGTGCCCGGTGTCATGGCGGGGAGACGAGTCCCGCGGCTCCCCTCGAAATGGGGGCCGTGGCGTCGACGCTGAAGGGTCGCCGACAGCAACTTCGCCCGGCGTGGCTGCGGAGGTTCCTGCGTGGCGACGGGAGCTCCGTGGAATCCCATTCGCGGATGCCTCAGCTTTACGACAAGACGAAGCCTGACGACGAGGTGGAGGTCATGATCGTGGCCGCGATGCTGGGAGCTCGGGCGAGTGGCGGCGAGCCTGAGCCGCGTCCGGCGCTCGGCTCTGCCGAGCAGGGACGGGTCCTCTACGAAGACCTCGGCTGCATCGCCTGCCATCGTCTCGGGGGTGACGACTCGGCGGATTCCCGTCGGTCGTTGGCGGAGGTCGGCGAAAAATTCCATCCGGCGGGACTGATCGCCTATCTTCAGAACCCGCACTCCGACGACCCTTGGAGCGGAATGCCGGCCTTTGGGCTGAGTGCCGCGGAGGCGGCTGACCTGGCGGCCCTGCTGCTGCCGGAGGGGTATGACTGGCACGAGAAGCCCCGGCCAACCGATGGTCCGGCGAGCGTCAGCGTTTCGAAGGAAAAGGACCTGTCGTTCGGGACATTGTGGCGCGGCCGCGGCTGCAACCGTTGTCATGAGCTGGAACGGCCGGCGGAGGAGCCGGCGGACCAATGGGTGCCCGATCGGAGGCAGCCCGTCGCCATCCGGGACGTGACGAAGGGGTGTCTGGCGGGGCTACCGACCCGCGCGTCCCGATGGGGACAGATTCCCGACTACGGGTTCTCCGCGGAGGACCGGGGAGCACTGTCCACGTTCCTCTCGGCGGAGGGAGCGAAGACGCTGACCCGCGACACGGCGGTCGACGCCAGCCGCCGACTGGTCGAACGACTCAACTGCCAGGCGTGTCATTCGCGCGACTCGGCGGTCAGTCCTCGCGGTGGGCTCGTCGCGGAGGAGAGCGACCGCGGTCTCGCGCCGGAGACGTTACCCACACTGACTTGGGCCGGCGAGAAACTTCACACCGACTGGATCGCCGGACTCCTGGAGGGAAAGCATCCGCAGCGGCCTCGACCGTGGCTCAAGGCCCGGATGCCGGCGTTCCCGGCCTATGCCGGGGTGCTCGCCCGGGGGCTGGCGGCGGAGCATGGGCTGGCGCCGAGTTCGGGGCGCGATTCGAAGCCGCAGGATCCGGGCCTGGCCGAGCAGGGGCTGCGGCTCGTCGACAAGTCGGCTCTCGACTGCCGGCAGTGCCACGGTCTGGGGGACCAGCCGCCGACGGGGGATGCCAAGACGCTCCTGGCGCCGGGGATCAATTTTGCCCTCGTGCCGGCGCGGATCCAGCCGGAGTACTACGGCCGGTTCACGCTCGATCCCCCCCGCTTCGACGTGACGACCCGGATGCCGAAGCTGGCGATCGACGGCCGGACGACGAAGGTGAAAGAGATCCTGGACGGCGACGCGCGGAAGCAGTTCCAGGCGATCTGGCAGTTCCTGGTCGAGAACTCGGGTCGGTAG
- a CDS encoding amidohydrolase family protein — protein sequence MLSRRDFLQSSVLSTAALAAGSTLAAEQDPRALIVDTHQHLWDLKTLHLPWLSGAPEILNRTYHLKEYAEATTGLRVKSVYMEVDVARDELAIEARHVIDIAKGGQSTMAAAVIGGSPESDAFPGLIGSALNSPYVRGVRRVLHSDATPKGTCLTKTFIDNIRLLAPQDHSFDLCMRPTELLDGVKLTEQCPSNRFILDHCGNGDPRAFHKNLDPDKPASHTADEWKRGIDGFAARPNVICKISGVIAFLPKGKPAAETLAPIINHCLDAFGPDRVVFGGDWPVCLLGGSLRGWVDALTQIIRERPADQQRKLWSGNALKHYRLTAGT from the coding sequence ATGCTCTCTCGACGCGACTTTCTCCAGTCCTCCGTCCTCTCCACCGCGGCCCTCGCCGCCGGCTCCACACTCGCCGCCGAACAGGACCCCCGGGCCCTCATCGTCGACACCCACCAGCACCTCTGGGACCTCAAAACCCTCCACCTTCCGTGGCTCTCGGGAGCACCCGAGATCCTGAACCGCACCTACCACCTCAAGGAATACGCCGAGGCGACCACCGGGCTGAGGGTCAAGTCGGTCTACATGGAGGTGGACGTAGCCCGCGACGAACTGGCCATTGAGGCGCGGCACGTGATCGACATCGCCAAGGGCGGACAGTCCACCATGGCCGCCGCGGTGATCGGAGGAAGCCCGGAAAGCGACGCGTTCCCAGGGCTGATCGGATCCGCTCTCAATTCGCCATACGTCCGGGGAGTCCGCCGAGTCCTCCACTCGGACGCCACGCCTAAGGGAACATGCCTGACGAAGACGTTCATCGACAATATCCGCTTACTCGCCCCGCAGGACCACAGCTTCGACCTCTGCATGCGCCCTACGGAACTGCTCGACGGGGTAAAACTGACTGAGCAGTGTCCAAGTAACCGCTTCATCCTCGACCACTGCGGCAACGGCGACCCCCGCGCCTTCCACAAGAACCTCGACCCCGATAAACCCGCCTCCCACACCGCCGACGAATGGAAGCGGGGCATCGACGGGTTCGCTGCCCGACCGAACGTGATCTGCAAGATCTCCGGCGTGATCGCCTTCCTCCCCAAAGGAAAGCCGGCCGCCGAAACCCTCGCGCCGATCATCAACCACTGCCTGGACGCCTTCGGCCCCGACCGGGTCGTCTTCGGCGGCGACTGGCCCGTCTGCCTCCTCGGCGGCAGCCTCCGCGGCTGGGTCGACGCCCTGACCCAGATCATCCGCGAACGTCCCGCCGACCAGCAGCGAAAGCTCTGGTCCGGCAACGCTCTCAAGCACTATCGACTGACTGCGGGTACGTGA
- a CDS encoding sugar transferase produces the protein MTAQTTFSTSSSAAANADAPNGSPDLASYAAPAAAEIKPVLWLAKVPGGDGRQNIHDLGATTRFLKRAMDVVLATVMLIVLSPLMLLVAIAVRLTSRGPVIFRQTRVGLNLRTVGPDRRTRSDAPPAETGERRVPGSDRRQAQAYGRHFTLYKFRTMRTDAEKNGAQFAVAGDKRVTPIGRFLRKTRLDELPQLWNVLKGEMSLVGPRPERPEFIKKLSDEVPRYLDRLGLQPGLTGVAQIENGYDNDIEGFRRKVAYDLVYLRNCSAMNDLRILLRTISVVLKGSGAL, from the coding sequence ATGACCGCCCAGACGACTTTTTCGACATCCTCATCCGCCGCGGCAAACGCGGACGCGCCGAACGGCTCGCCGGACCTGGCCTCCTACGCCGCGCCGGCCGCCGCCGAAATCAAGCCGGTCCTGTGGCTGGCGAAGGTCCCTGGCGGGGATGGACGTCAGAACATTCACGACCTCGGGGCCACGACGCGGTTCCTGAAGCGGGCGATGGACGTTGTCCTGGCGACGGTCATGCTGATTGTCCTGTCTCCGCTGATGCTGCTGGTGGCAATCGCGGTGCGGCTGACCTCACGCGGCCCGGTGATCTTCCGTCAGACGCGGGTCGGCCTGAACCTGCGGACGGTGGGGCCGGACCGCCGGACGCGAAGCGATGCCCCGCCGGCCGAGACTGGTGAGCGGCGGGTTCCCGGCAGTGACCGCCGGCAGGCCCAGGCGTATGGCCGGCACTTCACGTTGTACAAGTTCCGCACGATGCGGACTGATGCTGAGAAGAATGGGGCCCAGTTTGCGGTGGCCGGTGACAAGCGGGTGACGCCGATCGGGCGGTTTCTCCGCAAGACGCGTCTCGATGAGCTGCCGCAGTTGTGGAATGTGCTGAAAGGGGAGATGTCGCTGGTTGGTCCGCGGCCGGAGCGACCGGAGTTCATCAAGAAGTTGTCGGATGAGGTGCCTCGCTATCTGGACCGGTTGGGTTTGCAGCCGGGGCTGACGGGAGTGGCCCAGATTGAGAACGGGTATGACAACGATATTGAGGGATTCCGGCGGAAGGTCGCATACGACCTGGTGTATCTCAGGAACTGCAGTGCGATGAATGACCTGCGGATTCTGTTGCGAACGATCAGTGTCGTCCTGAAGGGCAGCGGCGCTCTGTAG
- a CDS encoding DUF309 domain-containing protein, with product MRPPYTYVPGKKPHPTRDPAGHSYGSPERSCVAPDPLNPGACPAFREGLDLFRAGYYWEAHEAWEAVWNAAGRRGAVADFLKGLIKLAAAGVKVYEGLPEGVRRHATRARELFEETGSELGETPFGLSVSALVSLCDHLVESPPAKPAEPAGQPVALWSLEG from the coding sequence GTGCGTCCTCCCTATACGTATGTCCCCGGCAAGAAGCCGCATCCGACACGCGATCCGGCAGGACACTCGTACGGCAGTCCGGAACGGTCCTGCGTGGCTCCCGACCCGCTCAATCCCGGCGCCTGCCCGGCGTTCCGGGAGGGGCTCGACCTGTTTCGGGCCGGGTATTACTGGGAGGCCCATGAGGCATGGGAAGCGGTCTGGAACGCGGCCGGACGACGTGGAGCGGTCGCCGATTTCCTGAAAGGGCTGATCAAGCTCGCGGCCGCAGGAGTGAAGGTCTACGAGGGACTTCCCGAAGGAGTCCGGAGACACGCGACCCGGGCCCGGGAACTGTTCGAAGAGACGGGGAGCGAACTGGGCGAGACCCCGTTCGGCCTGTCGGTTTCGGCCCTGGTGTCGCTGTGCGATCACCTCGTCGAGAGTCCGCCTGCGAAGCCGGCCGAACCGGCGGGACAGCCCGTGGCGCTGTGGAGTCTCGAGGGCTGA
- a CDS encoding zf-TFIIB domain-containing protein yields MSPHCHTCGAPVNTLVSAGRLSCDYCGTVHNLRPEALSSDRVSWINEEADHACPNCRIPLSRALVDAEKVEACRQCLGILMVREGFSTVIESRRSLFRGTEVAPVLYDPRALEHSLDCPACQKRMETHPYYGPGNVVIDSCHACALIWVDTGELTQIEKAPGRRGWEPEAAAVPADYSFGAEAGFSGLSRPAGSGLGNTLLSVLVRSILPHM; encoded by the coding sequence ATGTCGCCACATTGCCACACCTGCGGAGCCCCGGTCAACACACTCGTCTCGGCGGGAAGGCTCTCCTGCGACTACTGCGGGACCGTCCACAACCTGCGTCCCGAAGCGCTTTCGAGCGATCGGGTCTCGTGGATCAACGAGGAGGCGGATCACGCCTGCCCGAACTGCCGGATCCCTCTCTCGCGGGCGCTCGTCGACGCGGAGAAGGTCGAGGCCTGCCGCCAGTGCCTCGGGATCCTGATGGTCCGCGAGGGGTTCTCGACGGTCATCGAGTCCCGCCGGTCGCTGTTCCGCGGCACCGAAGTGGCCCCCGTCCTCTATGACCCCCGGGCGCTCGAGCACTCGCTGGACTGTCCTGCCTGCCAGAAGCGGATGGAGACGCATCCGTACTACGGGCCGGGCAACGTGGTCATCGACTCCTGCCACGCCTGCGCCCTGATCTGGGTCGATACCGGCGAACTGACGCAGATCGAGAAGGCCCCCGGTCGTCGCGGCTGGGAGCCCGAGGCCGCCGCGGTTCCGGCGGATTACTCCTTCGGCGCGGAAGCGGGCTTCTCCGGCTTGTCCCGTCCGGCCGGGTCGGGATTGGGCAACACGCTGCTTTCGGTTCTGGTCCGCTCGATCCTGCCCCACATGTGA
- a CDS encoding GyrI-like domain-containing protein: protein MSPTRAAYADRILRVQIHIQQHLDDDLSLDRLAGIAGYSPYHFHRIFRGLVGESTDDYVRRLRMEKAAQSLRYRERSVLEIALDSGYGSPEAFSRAFQRNFGILPSEYQAMEFPPTSLKEQIMATVAYTKADVRIEQLPPLRIAYIRVVGRYCTETLGPAFGRIGKLAHEMNLFRPDTKCLGVYYDDPQVTPPEKQRADVGITVDESFRPTGDVQVQTIPGGPHAVLTHKGPYDTLSEAYRWIYAVWLPESGREPGEAACYEYYLNDARTTPPEELLTNICVPLAP from the coding sequence ATGAGCCCGACTCGCGCCGCGTATGCCGACCGAATCCTGCGGGTGCAGATCCATATCCAGCAGCATCTGGATGACGATCTCTCGCTGGACCGGCTCGCGGGAATTGCCGGCTACTCGCCGTATCACTTCCACCGGATCTTCCGGGGGCTGGTGGGCGAGAGCACGGACGACTATGTGCGGCGGCTGCGGATGGAGAAAGCCGCGCAGTCGCTGCGGTACCGCGAGCGGTCGGTGCTCGAGATTGCCCTGGACTCCGGGTACGGGTCGCCCGAGGCCTTTTCGCGTGCCTTTCAGCGGAACTTCGGCATTCTCCCGTCGGAGTACCAGGCGATGGAGTTTCCACCCACTTCGCTCAAGGAGCAGATTATGGCCACTGTTGCGTATACGAAGGCGGATGTCCGGATCGAGCAGCTGCCGCCGCTGCGGATCGCCTATATCCGGGTTGTGGGGCGCTACTGCACGGAGACGCTCGGTCCCGCCTTTGGCCGGATCGGGAAGCTGGCTCACGAGATGAACCTGTTCCGGCCGGATACGAAGTGCCTGGGGGTGTATTACGATGATCCTCAGGTGACGCCGCCCGAGAAGCAGCGGGCGGATGTCGGGATCACGGTGGATGAGTCGTTCCGGCCGACTGGTGATGTGCAGGTCCAGACGATTCCGGGAGGGCCGCACGCGGTCCTGACTCATAAGGGGCCGTACGACACGCTGTCTGAGGCGTATCGCTGGATTTATGCGGTGTGGTTGCCCGAGAGCGGACGCGAGCCGGGGGAGGCCGCGTGTTATGAGTATTACCTCAACGATGCCCGGACGACTCCGCCGGAGGAGTTGCTGACGAATATCTGCGTTCCGCTCGCGCCATAG